Within Macaca nemestrina isolate mMacNem1 chromosome X, mMacNem.hap1, whole genome shotgun sequence, the genomic segment GTAACTAAACAACATTGAACAATGTTGTACATTGTTTGTACATTGTTGTACAATGTACACCTGCTGTACATTGTTTTACTTAATGTTGTAGTCTTCAAGAACCTATGGATAATGTTAAGTGAACTATTGCTATACAAATAAAGACGGCCTGAGCCTTTGATTTTCAAATCACAAGTGGGGAAGCAGAAGAGCTCCTTTATTGATTGGACTTGGACAGAGAAAACAAAGCCCACCGGGAAGAGCCTTGACATaagtttttttctcataattaaaattatttctttaatacaCACTTACGCATTGTTTGTAAATTCCTCACTTAAAACAGTAAGTGGTGAagagtttttaagtttttaagagtGATAGAACATATTCAACTATTTGAGAAAGTAATAAAGCTAATTGAATAGCATTATATAACGAAATTTAAACATCATTCAAAAGCATTTCAAATAACCGAAGAGTTTCAAATGGAGTATTTTATTCATATGTTAGTTATCATTttcacatatacacaaacactgACACACTCTGGTCTGCGTGGAACAAGGGTGGTCTAAATAtcctaaaagaaaatgaaaaattaaagtacattaatttttcattattataggCAATTACGTCCACATCACTTACAAAGCTATTACTGATATTGTCCAAGGAAGCAGAGTGGTACAGAGGAAGGAAACTTGAGGGTAAATTCATCAGTGACATAACTGAGATCTCAACATGAGAAAGCTGACAAAACATGAATTTTTGCTGTGAAATTTCTCTTtgcaaaatatgaagaaaagtcAGTCAATGGGCAGTAAATAAGAGTAGGTGGTGAACTTCTGCTGTCAATTCTTCTCACAGTATCTTGCAGAGGCATCAAGAAAATTGCTTAGTCCTTCTCTGGGACCAGTTTCAGAACTTTTCCAATTGCAATGGTCTTACCCTCATCTCTTAAAGTAAAACGACCCATCTGAGGAAAATCTTTGAACGTCTCGAGGCAGATGGTTCCTGCTGTCCTTAAACGAGCAATGCATACTTGATCTTGTTTCACGAAGCGGGGTCGTGTCTTACTTTTTTCTCCTGATTTTTTATCTACCAAGGAGATTAAGGCTGTTATCTCAACTTCCTCAATACAAGTATGAATGTGCAGCACCGCATTATAACCTGGGCAGATGATGGATTTGTGCTCAATAATCACTATCTGAACATCAAACGTGCGTCCAGAATGGCAGAGGTTACTAGGATCACAAAGTATGAATCCTGGAAGAATCTCTTCTTCTTCAATTCCCTTCAGTCTGATTTTGAGGTTTTCACCTGGGGCTACAAAATCAGTTTCAGTATCATCAGAAAGTATTCCAAGAACTTCTACATTGTGCTTGTTTGGCATCATCACAAGCTGCTGGCCTTTAAAAATGGACCCAGATTCCAGCTTTCCCAGGACCACAGTGCCCATATCCTTGTACTTATCCACAATTGGCAGTCTTATTGGTCCATCAATTGATCTGTTGAAGTTTGGCAAGTTATCCAAATACGGAATAAATGGTAATCCAGTGTACCAAGGGCAGAAATCTGATTGCTCTTTAATATTTGCTCCGGTCAGTCCTGAGCAGGGCATAAAGTGAATGTCCTTTTTTGGACTGAAGCCGACTTTTTTCAAAAAGGGTACCagtttttctttacattcttCGTATCTCTCGATGCTCCAATTTACTGTGGGATCATCCATCTTATTAATAAGCACTATTAAATGTTTTACCCCTGCCGTTTTTGCCAACATCGCATGTTCTCTTGTCTGTCCACCTTTTTCAAATCCAGTTTCAAACTCTCCTTTCCTGGCAGAGATGACCAGCACAGCCAAATCAGCTTGAGAAGCACCACCAATCATATTTGGGACAAAACTCTTGTGGCCAGGGGCATCTAAAATTGTGAaatgtttcctttctgtttcaaaataagcACGACCCACTTCGACTGTTTTACCCTTGTCTCGTTCTTCCTGATTTGTATCTAAGGCCCAGGACAAATACcatgtttctctgtttttctccttaGCTTCTCTTTCATATTTCTCCAGTGTTCTTTTGTCAACCATTCCAGTCAAAAACATTATCTGTCCTCCGATGGTTGACTTGCCAGCGTCTACATGGCCAATGAATACTACATTTACGTGTTCTTTCTTAGGAGCACCTGAGGGTACAATCATATATTTGgattttcttatttcctctttttcctccatCATTTCCTGGCCACTTTCTTCTGGGGGCCCCGAATCTCCCGAGGAACCACCCCCAGGCTCAGCTTCACTTACTTCTTTACTGTGCTCCCATGATTCTTCTAGGGCCATTTCCACCTCTCCATTTTCTACAACAGGTTCTGAAAGTTCCATGGTAACGGCTGAATTGGAACCTTCAAGCGACACTAACGGTTCCTCTCGGGAAGGTTCCACAGGTGCCCCCCGTCCCATCCTTTTACCTTGAGGGTATCCCGCGCCGGTGCAGGTTTCATCGTTGCTGCCGGAGCCGGCCGGGAGGGTGGGCGGCTGAGTCGGGCCCCGCAGGAAGGACGGCACGAACTCCGCGGCGTGTACGTTAGGCACGAAGGGCTTGGCGTTGACGTTGAGCTGACGGCTGAAGGCCGAGCTCAGGGGCTCGCGCTGGGCCTCGGCCACCGCAGAGGAGACTCCATCCCCGCTCGGGGCTTCCATGTCCACCTGGTCCCAGCAATCGGGCGCCGAgtcgctgctgctgctgcctgaaTCCATGGTCTCAGAACTTGCTGTGTGGCAGTGAGGGAGCGGGCTCAACAGACCAGAAAGAGCGGGCTCCGCCGGCGGGGTTAAGGCAGCAAGAGCGAAGAGCCAAGGGGTAGCGACACGAACCTTAGCGGCACCGCGGAGGCAGCTAAGCGCCGATGCTGCATTCGCAACTGCGGCGGCAGCAGCAGATATGGCGGCTCAACACTCTCCTCTTGTGTGTGAGCGGATCTCCTCCCCCAAACCCCAACCACTTCCGACTCCTCCACCCCCGACCCAACGCCGGGCGTGGATTGACCCCTCGCTGCCATCCGTACGCTTGGCTTCCTTACTTCTTAAGCCAGGACTAAGTCCAAAAGTACTGTTTTTTAAAACGAAAATTTCCATTCACTTTTTTGTTCACACGATCTGGGAGAGCGATTTGACCACAATCTGATGATTAAATCTAGACAGGAACACATGATATACAATTCTACTAAAAGATTCAAGTAAAAGTGAACATTCCTATTGAACAAATGGGAGGCAGGGTAAGGGTTAACTTATACAGAAATTCAGAAACACAGAAACTGAAGGGAGAGGCAAGGAATGAGTAGGGAGGGACTAATGAAATATATGAGTCTGTAGCCGAACTTAGGAAATGAAACTTAAGATCACTCATTAATTTGAAATTCAGAGGTCTTTTGATTTTCCCTTTCCAGTGGGCCCCCATAAGCCTGTAACTTCTGCTGATGGCTTCTATAGTTTAAAGATAGGGTTTCAACTTCTTTTCATGTTAAGCACCCTGGCTGTCTGAGGGGAGAGAATTTCCAAGGAGATCCTTGTTCCAGTGAAGCTTCTAGTCACTTCATATGCAGATGCCTGCACAATGGCTGGCCTGCCATTCAATGGTGGATCACGTAGACAAGCACAAGACTCAGATCACTCTTGTTTTACCAACCAAGTGTATTCTGGGTTTATCTGCACTACTCACCAGCACCTCCCTAGTACATCCTGTGTCCACAGGCCTCGAGTTTTCCTGCCTTATTCCGGGGGGCCTGGAATCCTACTCACTGCACTGGCTTTGCTCTAAGAAACAATCAGTGTCATGCTGAACCCCTCTACAGTTTATGGTAATGAGACAAGACTGTAGGTGTCAGCCTAATTAAACCAATTAGGACTTCTGAGATGAACAAAGACCTTAAGACCCTAATCAAAAGAATCTCACTCTCAGAAAGTGTTAACAGTTGAGCCAAAGCCTCAGCGACCTTGTTTGTAAGTTAATTTAGTGCAAACTGACATAGAAAATACAAACTTATTCCTCTGAATCTGTTTTCAGTCTTCATGTACTCAAATCTGTCaccttttctttttatgaattcAGGTTTTGTGACATACCTAGAAAGACTACTCAGTCCAAACAACCTGCTTAGTACAAGATGGTGTCACATAGttggaatgttttttttttttgagacaaagtttcacttttgttgcccaggctggagtgcagtggcatgatctcagctcactgcaacctccgcctcccgggttcaagcaattctcctgcctcagcctcccgagtagccgggattacaggcgtccgccaccacgcccagctaatttatatatatatgtatatatatttagtagagacagggtttcaccatgttggccaagctggtcttgaactcctgacctcaggtgatccacctgcctcagcctcccaaagtgctaggattacaggcatgagccaccacatctggcctcatAGTTGGATATTAAATAAATCCAACAACAAAGCAAAATATTGTAAAACCAAGTACCTGATTTATAACTTGAGAATTGTGTTCTCCAGACTTTAGGGGTAGGAAAAAAAGACAGACTTGGACCCTTGATGTTTTCACTCTGGGGTTGCCAAGTTATACTAGCTCTGTACTGTTTCCAAACCTTTAGATATCAAACACCTTCATTCTTTTTGCCTCGGTTATGGATTAGTTATTTACAGTGACATAAAGAGAGTGTGCACACCTATTCACAATAAACAGGAAGAACTGAGAGGCAGAATGTGCAGAGAGACCCTCCACACAAGTGCTGGAGCCTTCTTGGACATTGTGTGAACCTAGAATTGGCATTTCTGGGAGAACTTGTCAAGGTTTTGGCAGCCGTGTTCACATGAGGTAATTCATCCAAGGAAGCAGAAGACGTCTGGGATTTTTCCTTCACCTGGGTCAAATGCATTGGTCATGAGCATATTGGCATGACTACTACTTAGTGATATCTCAGAGAACATTGGATACTTCACTGTTAGAACCATAAAGGAGAAATCAGAAATCGTCTGTGAATGTCCTCATAATCCATCATTCCTGAGGTTCAAGGGGAGGCAGGTCAATGCAAAAGAGAGAAGCACTGACCAGATTGTATCCAGAGAGATAGGCCTTGGACAAAAATCTTTTGATTTGTGTGATCGGATGCTTGTATCTAGTCTTTCTGCCTAAGAGTTCATCAGTAAATGAGAGAATTTGCCTCACcaaagaggaaaatttaaaaaagagtgtAGGTGATATCCAACCATTGCTTGAttcaatctttttcttcctttaaaaatcttttttattgtaaaatatagcACAAACACAGAAAGTCACATTAAAAATTATAGGTTTTTGACTTATGAGAAAGGAAGCACACTTGTAACAACCATCCAAGTCAAGAGAAATTTGCTAGCCAACCCAGAAGGCTTCCTTATGCCCTGTTCAATCACAAACAACTTCCTCCACCTCTCAATGTAACTCCTATTGTGACATTTATGGTAATAACCTATACGATTTTCTGTATAGTTTTATTACACAAATATGTACACTCAGACACTACCTTTCAATTTGGCCTGcctttttgatatttcttttaagtcttttttaaTCTATTGCTACCCAACCTATCTTCCCCTTTttcatgtcatttatttattgaggaaaGTGGATGATGTGACTGGTAGAgggtttttttgttcgttttttgtttgtttgtttgtttgtttgttttttacattctCAGCTTTGCTGACTGTATCTCTATGACAGAGTTTGGAATATTCctttgttctctgtatttcctgtttATCAATAATTAAATCTATGAGCTTGATCAGATTCAGGTGCAATTTTTTAACAAGAATACTTCGAGGGAATTTTGATTATTTCCATCAAGAGGCATATGAGGTCGGGTTGTGACTCTTTTTACAATTAGCCATAATTATTGATACTTGTGTAGAAACATATCATTAGAGGTTGCAAAATTGTGATATTGtacttctgtcatttcttttttatttattaactaGAGTGCTGTTCCAAAAAATGTACCTTCAACAATTTTGTTACTTTGAGATACAGAGTGTAAAGGAAATGCAGGAAAAGTGCTTGATTCTTTCGTGTTATTTAGCAGTGTTCAAAAATAATGAGTTAGTTCCCTAGAATCCTACACTCATgacaaataaagattttaaaagggaTAATTGTGAATTACTGGATTTACATATATTTGAGgcattttgataaattttacttactatatttatattaattttacttaCTATATTTATGATCATTTGCCAGTGCCTCTTCAGGTTGAGTTCTGAACACTTTTGAGACTATGCTAGTAGTCCTTGATGGTTTATTTATTATATGGTTTGACAAGATGTACCAGGCTAATTACACAAATGTTTGCCAAACCAGGAATACTGGTTCTCAATGATAACATGGAAAGATAGAtagaattcagaaaataaaatagtcatTTGATTTATCCCACCTACACATATAGTAGTCTCAGTACTACCACCATcaatatgatttaaaataaacaattttttctttgcaTAAATGCTTTCTTTATTCTCTGCCTGTATTTCATAGTTGAATTGCATCTATCTGATagtcacatttattgagtgcttcctAAGCATAGAtcatatttcaattattttatatggattctctcatttaattttcccTATCATCCTTTGAAGAAGGTAATCTTATcactctgttttacagataagaaaataacATTCAGAGAGGCCAGGGATTACTCAACATCGCATAGCTAGTAAATAGTGGACTTGGAGTTTAAAcacagacaatatgattctaaGACCACACTGGCTTGTATCATctactacatatatataaagaaaggaaTAGGGAAATTTGTCAGGGTTAAATCACAAATAGAGGAAGAAGGTAAAATCTTAGATTATCTGgaaagaatggaaataaaataaatttaagagagAAAGGATAATTCAGTGTAGTTCTTTCATGAGGATTTGTGTTTCTTTCCTGAAGTAGGAGATTGGAAATTGTGAAGGAAgactgaaataagaaaaatgatgaaTAGGGGAAGATTTACAATGGGCCCTTATGGTATGGGGGATGTGGCTGATTTGGGAgtaataaaattgctttttaaagaatttagGTAAACAAAAACAGCACTAGACTGGAGAACATAATATCTTTAGGTTTTGAGATTCCTCTCTTTCCCCATGTTATATCTAGCATCATTGGGCAACTTGGGGCACAAGCAGAGTCTTAAGTTTCATCCAGGTTTAGGTAACAGTGGTGTATGATAGGCTGAAAGGAGGAGAACAGAAAAATATTGAGGAGCTAGTGAACATAGAGTTAAGAACACTGTGCCTTATATTGGCTCTCTTGGCATATGTTCCAGCCCCATTCACAAATAAGCTTCTCTGTACTGAAAAGGCTAGAAAGCTTAAGCCTCCATTTCCTAGAGTTTTGCTGCTGGGATTCCAAATGCGTTTTACCTTCTGTCAATCTGATGCACCCTAGACGGATTCCACTTAAAGCCAATCTAAGTGTAGAGAAATGTGGGTTAAGGCAAGCATAACTTGGAGATATAGACCTAGCTGGGAAAAATATCTCCATTGGGCCAACAGTTCTGGTGGAGTTTCCTGTTTCCAGGACATCAACTAAGGTACTCTATGCCAAGAACCTGCAGTTGCAGTGGAAGCCTCTTGATTCCCCAACTCTCCAACTGTGAAAGAGACGGCAGCCCTCCTTGGCAGTCAATTGTGCTGTATGATTCTGCTAATTATTCTGAGAGgccggggggaaaaaaaaactgtttctccAAGCCCTAGAAGTACAGTGTTTATAAACCCCTAACTCCCCATGTTAGTCCCTGTGCTAATTAACAGAGTACATCCTGTTAACATCAACCAAACACTGACTTCTACAAGGGTCACATGACTGGGGTTCAAATGCAAGACTTACCATGTCTAATCTTgtcttttgtttagttttcttaACCACTATCTGCCTCAACTTTCTGGTCTACGAGGTGAATCCACATTCATAGGTGTGGCCCTGGGGTGCTAGATGCAAGGATATGTGGAGGCTACAAAGAACCACAGAGATGGGAATTTTATGTCACTTAAGAAACTTTATCATTTTCAAATACCAGTACCTACCACTACCACAGGAAAGTATGGGACAGAAATCTTAGCTAGGGCTGAAATGTCTGATATCCAAGCATGAGACTACCTTACCCAAATACAGCTCAAGTTTGAggttaaaatggaaaaatgtatcTCCCTTGTATtactctgttctcatgctgctaataaagacaagcccaaaactgggtaatttataaaggaaagaagtttaactgactctcagttctacatggctagggaggcctcacaattatggcagaaggtgaagggaaagcaagatacgtcttacatggtggcaggcaagagaaacagCATTTGTAGGGGAAGTGCCCTTTaaaaaaccaccagatctcgtgagatttattcacagtcacgagaacagcatgggaaaatcccaccgccatgattcaattacctcctactgggtccctcccatgacacatggggattattacaattcaagatgcgatttgggtggggacacagagtcaaaccatattatCCATTCTGAGGCAGTCCCCAATTCTTGCaatgcccacaccttgatcttggacttccagcttccagaactgtgaaaaacaaatttttgttctttataaattatgtggtctcaggtattttgttatagtagtaCTAATGGATTAAGTCACCAAGTAAACATGTGCATATATGTCTTCTACATCCCAGCATTTGCATACAATAACACAGGAGAACAAGCTCCTAGATCCATGTTAGGAACCAGAAAATTGAAGTTTGAGGGAAAAAAAGGCTGGTCACAAAACATTCTTTGACGTGGCCAAGGTCCAAACACTCATTAGTCCTCAAAATGCACACccataatggaaaataaaaaacatagagATTAAGAAGCAGAGAAGAGGAACTTGGTGATTTATTGACAAGCTACAACCATAGGAGCTCTGGTACTACAGTAAAGAGGAAGTATGTTAGGGAACAAGCTAATTTGAGCTGTACAGGTCTCTGGGAAGTAGAGTAATAGCATATGACTGCATAGGCTAGCATAGAGCAAACAGCGTGAAGGATAATTAATGGTAATGTGAAGAAATGAATTTTGCAAGCCAAAAGATAATCAAATCTATGAACCTAGTGGAGGTCACTTGTTCCCTAATAAGTAAGAAGATCCAGTAAAGGAGAGTGAGTCTTAGTTTTTCTGTCTCCAAATGCAGTAATATTTGAATAATGCCAAAGACAGCAAAGTGGTAATGTCAGTTTTAAACATCTGGTGGAAGGACCAGAACAGTAATGTTATAATAAAACAATCAGGTATGATGTCAACATACCTCACTAAGTCATTTGATGTACCTTGAGCACACATTTACTAAGCACCTGCTTTGTGACTGCCCCTGTGTTCTAATAGGCAGATTCAGATGGGGAGTTTGCATCATGTGGGGAAAATTTTAGTGTCAATAAAAACAATAACTGACATGCATTCAAATACAATTACATTTTGAATGCATAGTTAGCTCTAAAGGAAAATATCATTTCCTCCATCATAAAATTCTAGGTCTTGAAAATCGCGAAGAGAATAGattatggctgggcgtggtggctcatgactgtaatcccaacactttgggaggtcgaggtgggcggatgacgaggtcaggagttcaagacaagcctggctaacatagtgaaaccccgtgtctactaaaaatacaaacattaggtggcgtggcagcgtgcacctgtaatctcagctactcaggaggctgaggtaggagaaacacttgaacccaggaggcagaggttgcagtgagccgagatcgtgccactgcactccagcctgggtgacagagcaagactccatctcaaaataaataaataaataaaaaagagacaatAGATTGTAAGTATTCTCACGACAAAAAAATGGTAAGTAGTGAGgtaattaatatgttaattagcccAATTAACCATTCCACAATGAATACATAATTAAAACAACATGTTGTACACAATGCAATTTTTATtaggcaa encodes:
- the LOC105466794 gene encoding eukaryotic peptide chain release factor GTP-binding subunit ERF3B, encoding MDSGSSSSDSAPDCWDQVDMEAPSGDGVSSAVAEAQREPLSSAFSRQLNVNAKPFVPNVHAAEFVPSFLRGPTQPPTLPAGSGSNDETCTGAGYPQGKRMGRGAPVEPSREEPLVSLEGSNSAVTMELSEPVVENGEVEMALEESWEHSKEVSEAEPGGGSSGDSGPPEESGQEMMEEKEEIRKSKYMIVPSGAPKKEHVNVVFIGHVDAGKSTIGGQIMFLTGMVDKRTLEKYEREAKEKNRETWYLSWALDTNQEERDKGKTVEVGRAYFETERKHFTILDAPGHKSFVPNMIGGASQADLAVLVISARKGEFETGFEKGGQTREHAMLAKTAGVKHLIVLINKMDDPTVNWSIERYEECKEKLVPFLKKVGFSPKKDIHFMPCSGLTGANIKEQSDFCPWYTGLPFIPYLDNLPNFNRSIDGPIRLPIVDKYKDMGTVVLGKLESGSIFKGQQLVMMPNKHNVEVLGILSDDTETDFVAPGENLKIRLKGIEEEEILPGFILCDPSNLCHSGRTFDVQIVIIEHKSIICPGYNAVLHIHTCIEEVEITALISLVDKKSGEKSKTRPRFVKQDQVCIARLRTAGTICLETFKDFPQMGRFTLRDEGKTIAIGKVLKLVPEKD